A genomic region of Sphingobium sp. HWE2-09 contains the following coding sequences:
- a CDS encoding response regulator, which yields MAKRVLVVEDNELNLKLFCDLLRAHGHDVLPLRDGRDVLAQARDFLPDLVITDIHLPHVSGLDLIVSLKADDRLSAVPIMAVTAYAGHGDEDRIRAAGAQAYVSKPISVLRFVEQVNALL from the coding sequence GTGGCAAAGCGCGTGCTCGTTGTCGAGGACAACGAACTTAATCTGAAACTTTTTTGCGACCTGCTGCGCGCGCACGGGCATGACGTGCTGCCCCTGCGCGACGGACGCGACGTGCTGGCCCAGGCACGCGATTTCCTGCCCGACCTCGTCATTACCGACATCCATCTGCCCCATGTCAGCGGCCTGGACCTCATCGTGTCGCTCAAGGCCGACGATCGCCTGTCGGCCGTGCCGATCATGGCGGTCACGGCTTATGCGGGCCATGGCGACGAAGATCGCATCCGCGCGGCAGGCGCGCAGGCCTATGTGTCCAAACCGATTTCGGTGCTGCGCTTTGTCGAGCAGGTCAACGCCCTCCTGTAA
- a CDS encoding multidrug effflux MFS transporter, translating to MSPLPPASPIPARKDIHFREFVMLCACLMAMNALSIDPMLPALPEIGRDLAIPHPNDRQLIISVYFLGLGIGSLLFGVLSDRFGRKKVLGWAMALFILSSIACASAQSFVMMLVGRGCAGFFAGASWVITVGIVRDRFRGDAMARVMSLIFAVFMLIPVIAPSFGQAILLIAPWRWIFWVLVILSSLILTWMLVRMPETLAMENRMRITARSLWETVGTVVRTRSSIGYMLASGVVMGGLIGFILSVQQIFFDVFDAEAFFPIGFAIIAGCMGIGGLINSRLVQQFGARRMSQSALIAFILIAAVHLVVVLAGAETLVTFMVLQAMTMLTVSFTASNFSAISMEPFHRGAGVASSFQAFLTTALSSALGSIVGRAFDGTTLPFTIGLLAFGSLSFLILVWAERGKLFTRPNHGAMRDAEIDFH from the coding sequence ATGAGTCCCCTCCCTCCCGCTTCACCAATCCCGGCGCGCAAAGACATTCACTTCCGCGAATTCGTGATGCTGTGCGCCTGCCTGATGGCGATGAATGCGCTGTCGATCGACCCGATGCTGCCCGCCTTGCCGGAGATCGGCCGCGATCTGGCGATCCCGCATCCCAACGATCGGCAGCTGATCATCAGCGTCTATTTTCTGGGGCTGGGCATCGGGTCGCTGCTGTTTGGCGTATTGTCCGACCGTTTTGGACGTAAAAAGGTGCTGGGGTGGGCGATGGCGCTGTTCATCCTGTCGTCTATCGCCTGCGCCAGCGCGCAAAGCTTCGTCATGATGCTGGTGGGCCGGGGGTGCGCGGGCTTCTTTGCAGGGGCGAGTTGGGTCATCACCGTGGGCATCGTGCGCGACCGCTTTCGCGGCGACGCCATGGCGCGAGTGATGTCGCTGATCTTCGCGGTATTCATGCTGATCCCGGTGATCGCGCCCAGCTTTGGCCAAGCCATCCTGCTGATCGCGCCGTGGCGCTGGATATTCTGGGTGCTGGTGATCCTGTCGAGCCTGATCCTGACATGGATGCTGGTGCGGATGCCCGAGACGCTGGCCATGGAAAACCGGATGCGAATCACGGCCCGGTCGCTGTGGGAAACGGTGGGCACGGTGGTGCGCACGCGCAGTTCGATCGGCTATATGCTGGCGAGCGGCGTGGTGATGGGCGGGCTGATCGGCTTTATCCTGTCGGTGCAGCAGATTTTCTTCGACGTGTTCGATGCGGAAGCCTTTTTCCCGATCGGCTTTGCGATCATCGCAGGATGCATGGGGATCGGCGGCCTGATCAACAGCCGACTGGTGCAGCAATTCGGCGCGCGGCGGATGAGCCAGAGTGCGCTGATCGCCTTCATCCTGATCGCCGCGGTGCATCTGGTGGTGGTATTGGCGGGCGCCGAGACGCTGGTCACCTTCATGGTTTTGCAGGCGATGACGATGCTGACCGTGTCGTTCACCGCATCCAATTTCAGTGCGATTTCGATGGAACCCTTTCACCGGGGGGCGGGCGTCGCTTCGTCCTTCCAGGCGTTTTTGACGACGGCGCTGTCGAGCGCGCTGGGCAGCATCGTGGGCCGGGCGTTCGACGGGACCACCCTGCCCTTCACCATCGGGCTGCTGGCGTTCGGGTCGCTATCCTTTCTGATCCTGGTCTGGGCCGAGCGCGGCAAGCTGTTCACGCGGCCCAATCATGGGGCGATGCGGGACGCGGAGATCGATTTTCATTGA
- a CDS encoding TMEM165/GDT1 family protein, which produces MDALLIALLGCLLGEMGDKSQLLVLALATRYDRNGAIIAGIVAAAAANGAISAFAGAWIGPMLGADARLLFMALSVLFLGAGLFWPVSRPDPLAGWPTGAFLTTALGVFILGFGDGPQFLILGIATRTADPMLAGIGGAIGVIVALVPVVLLRDQLLAVLPLRAIRWTGGAILLLSGAIMAVSAIGLI; this is translated from the coding sequence ATGGACGCCTTGCTGATCGCCCTGCTGGGCTGCCTGCTCGGCGAAATGGGCGATAAGAGCCAGTTGCTCGTGCTGGCGCTCGCCACCCGCTATGATCGCAACGGCGCGATCATCGCCGGGATCGTCGCTGCGGCGGCTGCCAATGGTGCCATCTCCGCTTTTGCCGGCGCCTGGATCGGCCCGATGCTGGGCGCCGACGCGCGGCTGCTGTTCATGGCCCTGTCCGTCCTGTTCCTGGGCGCTGGCCTGTTCTGGCCGGTCAGCCGCCCTGATCCGCTGGCGGGCTGGCCCACCGGCGCTTTCCTGACCACCGCGCTGGGCGTCTTCATCCTGGGCTTTGGCGACGGTCCGCAATTCCTGATCCTGGGCATCGCTACCCGCACCGCCGATCCCATGCTGGCGGGCATCGGCGGCGCGATCGGCGTCATCGTGGCACTGGTCCCGGTCGTCCTGCTGCGCGATCAGCTGCTGGCGGTGCTGCCGCTTCGCGCGATCCGCTGGACCGGCGGCGCGATCCTGCTGCTGTCGGGGGCCATCATGGCGGTTTCGGCGATCGGCCTCATATGA
- a CDS encoding OsmC family protein, which produces MIVVERMDADGTAHRINIRGHEIVADMSAPDGDDAGPDPHDLYDAALGACKAMTMLWYAQRNAIPVEDIHVGVVRDASQERKGVYKLTTRIALTGPLSDEQHDRLIAVAAKCPVHKLMSEVETQIETIAVPRVGEAERP; this is translated from the coding sequence ATGATCGTCGTCGAACGGATGGATGCGGACGGGACCGCGCACCGGATCAACATCCGGGGGCATGAGATCGTCGCGGATATGTCCGCGCCCGACGGCGATGACGCCGGGCCGGACCCGCACGACCTGTATGACGCGGCGCTGGGCGCGTGCAAGGCGATGACGATGCTCTGGTATGCGCAGCGCAACGCCATTCCGGTGGAGGACATCCATGTCGGCGTGGTTCGCGATGCGAGCCAGGAGCGCAAGGGCGTCTACAAGCTGACCACCCGCATCGCGCTGACCGGACCACTGAGCGACGAGCAGCATGACCGGCTGATCGCGGTTGCCGCCAAATGCCCGGTCCACAAGCTGATGAGCGAAGTCGAGACGCAGATCGAGACGATCGCGGTACCGCGCGTCGGCGAGGCGGAGCGGCCATGA
- a CDS encoding Dps family protein has translation MTAPDLKTPTDLKSNETKSVADALNGALADSYALYLKTKNFHWHVSGPHFRDYHLMFDEQATQILGTTDLIAERVRKTGNTSLRSIGDISRHQSIKDNDAEFVSPADMLKELRDDNLSLVETFRLVKAAATEAGDNATEGIVDDWTDQAEQRAWFLFEAARGA, from the coding sequence ATGACCGCCCCCGATCTTAAGACCCCGACCGACCTCAAGAGCAACGAGACAAAGTCCGTCGCCGACGCCCTCAACGGCGCGCTGGCGGACAGCTATGCGCTCTATCTCAAGACCAAGAATTTCCACTGGCACGTCTCCGGCCCACATTTCCGCGACTATCATCTGATGTTTGATGAACAGGCGACGCAAATCCTGGGCACGACTGACCTGATCGCCGAACGCGTGCGCAAGACCGGCAACACCAGCCTGCGCTCGATCGGCGACATTTCCCGCCACCAGAGCATCAAGGACAATGACGCCGAATTCGTCAGCCCCGCCGACATGCTCAAGGAACTGCGCGACGACAATCTCTCGCTAGTGGAAACCTTCCGCTTGGTAAAGGCCGCCGCGACCGAAGCGGGCGACAACGCCACCGAAGGCATCGTCGACGACTGGACCGATCAGGCCGAACAGCGCGCCTGGTTCCTCTTCGAAGCGGCGCGCGGCGCATAA
- a CDS encoding glycerophosphodiester phosphodiesterase family protein — translation MAAFEAAIAAGFGIECDVRASRDGVAFVFHDATLSRMAGRDDRVADLDAVVLDGVTLPDGGAIPRLSTLLTRCGGRVPLLVEIKAEGRAVDAICAAVARDLAAWPDAPVAVMSFNPWAMRWFVRQRVGQYRGLVVTQQGKGAMRGGIERTLALWLSKPDFLACDIRDLPSRLSRRCRAKGLPVLTWTVRSEADRVRGAAHADQIIFERAHD, via the coding sequence ATGGCGGCGTTTGAGGCCGCCATCGCCGCGGGCTTCGGCATCGAATGCGATGTCCGGGCGAGCCGGGATGGCGTCGCCTTCGTCTTTCACGACGCGACGCTGAGCCGGATGGCGGGGCGCGACGATCGGGTCGCGGACCTGGATGCGGTGGTGCTGGATGGCGTCACCCTGCCCGATGGCGGCGCGATTCCGCGTCTGTCGACGTTGCTGACGCGCTGCGGGGGGCGGGTGCCGCTGTTGGTCGAGATCAAGGCGGAAGGGCGAGCCGTCGATGCGATCTGCGCGGCGGTGGCGCGCGACCTGGCCGCGTGGCCCGATGCGCCGGTGGCGGTCATGTCCTTCAATCCGTGGGCGATGCGCTGGTTCGTGCGACAACGAGTTGGACAGTATCGCGGCCTTGTCGTGACGCAGCAGGGCAAGGGAGCGATGCGCGGCGGAATCGAACGCACCCTTGCGCTTTGGCTGTCGAAACCCGATTTCCTGGCTTGTGATATTCGCGACCTGCCATCCCGCCTGTCCCGCCGCTGCCGCGCCAAGGGGCTGCCCGTGCTGACATGGACCGTCCGCAGCGAGGCCGATCGCGTGCGCGGCGCGGCCCATGCCGACCAGATCATCTTCGAGCGTGCCCATGACTGA
- a CDS encoding HAD family hydrolase gives MTRPLIITDCDEVLLHMVVPFRAWLDEVHDVHFDMHDRGFAEALRHKDSGVVLERELVWELLLGFFETEMHRQAPIAGAVEALQRLSNVADIVVLTNITERHQQARSAQLATHGLTLPVHWNQGGKGPPLAKIVAEREASVALFIDDLAEHHKSVAIHAPGVWRLHMVGEPEIAANVAAAPAAHARIDDWTAAEQWIRDRLAEGPAPADIDASQGATA, from the coding sequence ATGACCCGCCCCCTGATCATTACCGATTGCGACGAGGTGCTGTTGCACATGGTCGTGCCGTTCCGCGCCTGGCTGGACGAGGTCCATGACGTGCATTTCGACATGCACGACCGCGGCTTTGCCGAAGCGCTGCGCCACAAGGATAGCGGCGTCGTGCTGGAACGCGAATTGGTGTGGGAATTGCTGCTGGGCTTTTTCGAGACGGAAATGCACCGGCAGGCGCCGATCGCGGGCGCGGTGGAGGCGTTGCAGCGATTGTCGAACGTCGCCGACATCGTCGTGCTGACCAATATCACCGAGCGGCATCAGCAGGCGCGATCCGCGCAGTTGGCGACCCATGGCCTGACTTTGCCGGTCCATTGGAACCAGGGCGGCAAGGGGCCGCCGCTGGCGAAGATCGTGGCGGAACGGGAAGCCAGCGTCGCGCTGTTCATCGACGATCTGGCTGAACATCATAAGTCGGTCGCCATCCATGCGCCGGGCGTGTGGCGGCTGCACATGGTCGGCGAGCCTGAAATCGCCGCCAATGTGGCCGCCGCCCCCGCCGCCCATGCCCGGATCGACGATTGGACGGCGGCCGAGCAATGGATCAGGGACAGACTGGCCGAAGGGCCAGCGCCCGCCGATATCGACGCAAGCCAAGGAGCCACCGCATGA
- a CDS encoding DUF3572 domain-containing protein has product MRPDTVNGKQDSGPDAATLGLMALVWTLSDGARADRLLALTGLDVDTLRAGIDDPGILSAVLAFLADHEPDLIACAEAIDTTPAALIAAQERLSQ; this is encoded by the coding sequence ATGCGACCCGACACAGTTAATGGCAAGCAGGATAGCGGCCCCGATGCCGCCACTTTGGGATTGATGGCGCTGGTGTGGACGCTGAGCGACGGGGCGCGGGCGGACCGGTTGCTGGCGCTGACCGGCCTGGACGTCGACACGCTGCGCGCCGGGATAGACGATCCGGGCATATTGAGCGCGGTTTTGGCGTTCCTGGCGGACCATGAGCCGGACCTGATCGCCTGCGCAGAGGCGATCGACACCACGCCCGCCGCGCTGATCGCGGCGCAGGAGAGATTGAGCCAATGA
- the rpmG gene encoding 50S ribosomal protein L33 — protein sequence MAKPATVKIRLVSTADTGFFYVTKKNPRTKTEKFSFRKYDPVVRKHVEFKEAKIK from the coding sequence ATGGCCAAGCCGGCAACCGTCAAGATCCGTCTCGTCAGCACGGCTGACACTGGCTTCTTCTACGTCACGAAGAAGAACCCGCGCACCAAGACCGAGAAGTTCAGCTTCCGCAAGTACGACCCCGTCGTGCGCAAGCATGTCGAGTTCAAGGAAGCCAAGATCAAGTAA
- a CDS encoding RidA family protein produces MSIDARLTELGITLPQAAAPVAAYVAAVEAGGLLHISGQIALAPDGLMTGRLGEDRDLDYGVAAARVCGLNLIAQMKAALGSLDRVERIVKLGAFIASAPSFTDQPKVANGASELMVEVFGEAGKHARSAVGVPVLPLGAVVEIDAIVLVKAQA; encoded by the coding sequence ATGAGCATAGACGCCCGCCTGACCGAACTGGGCATCACCCTGCCCCAAGCCGCCGCCCCCGTCGCCGCCTATGTCGCGGCCGTGGAAGCGGGCGGGCTGCTGCATATCAGCGGGCAGATCGCACTGGCCCCCGACGGGCTGATGACCGGGCGGCTGGGCGAGGACCGCGACCTGGATTATGGCGTCGCCGCCGCGCGGGTATGTGGCCTCAATCTCATCGCCCAGATGAAGGCGGCCTTGGGGTCGCTGGACCGGGTCGAGCGGATCGTGAAGCTGGGCGCGTTCATCGCCAGCGCGCCGTCCTTCACCGACCAGCCCAAGGTCGCCAATGGCGCGTCGGAACTGATGGTCGAAGTGTTCGGCGAAGCGGGCAAGCACGCCCGCAGCGCGGTCGGCGTGCCGGTGCTGCCGCTGGGCGCGGTGGTCGAAATCGATGCGATCGTGCTTGTCAAAGCGCAGGCCTGA
- a CDS encoding PhoX family protein, translated as MSHLTDEARAPSRAAQPTIDMGDQSLEAIVAANPGRRSVLKNGLLGLSILPMLGSLAACGDDDNDSDTPTPTPTPTPTPTDSYAISFAPVAANMNDTVTVPNGYTVDVLLKAGNSVETGTPYSGSFPTPAIAEKWAGGNHDGMEYYELSGTDANAGGLLAINFELPDYNILFNGGTYNAATATADQKAVALSAVGVGVIEIAKGSDGKWAVKAGSKYNKRYTGNSVYRASGRAAGLLSTSIKGTLNNCSSGRTPWGTYLTCEESTDNYIDPTQPENNYGWVVEIDPYLELDAATKRTELGRFDHENTAYMADSNRRVAFYMGHDGTPGCIYKFVCDRAYSNSNRAENRDMLDHGTLYVARFNADGTGEWRALVQGQNGLVVGASDPGNVSQSVTPPAAVKVDFSNQADVLINTISAARVAGGTVMDRPEWITVAPDNSAVFVTLTNNSSRRVTDAANPRTVNRHGHIIKFKEEGNSPLAMKFSWEIFLLAGDPSLAGFGDKLEGNINGDTFSSPDGIRIDPKGRLWVQTDHSVPGSSGDSARTIEQIFGQNAMFYIDQTTKKSSRFLVGPKGCEITGLAYTPDLKTFFVNIQHPTGNWPVSGQEPRSTTIVVRRTDAKPVGN; from the coding sequence ATGTCTCATCTGACCGACGAGGCGCGCGCGCCCTCTCGTGCCGCGCAGCCCACCATCGATATGGGCGATCAGAGCCTGGAGGCGATCGTCGCCGCCAATCCGGGCCGCCGCTCCGTGCTGAAGAACGGCCTTCTGGGCCTGTCGATCCTGCCCATGCTGGGTTCGCTCGCCGCGTGCGGCGACGACGACAATGATTCGGACACGCCGACCCCGACGCCCACGCCGACCCCCACGCCGACGGACAGCTATGCGATCAGCTTCGCACCGGTCGCCGCCAACATGAACGACACCGTCACCGTGCCCAATGGCTACACCGTCGACGTGCTGCTCAAGGCGGGCAATTCGGTCGAAACCGGCACCCCTTATTCGGGCAGCTTCCCGACGCCTGCGATCGCTGAAAAATGGGCCGGCGGCAACCATGACGGCATGGAATATTATGAACTGTCCGGCACGGATGCGAACGCTGGCGGTTTGCTGGCGATCAATTTCGAATTGCCCGACTATAATATCCTGTTCAACGGCGGCACCTACAATGCCGCGACCGCCACGGCGGACCAGAAGGCGGTCGCCCTGTCGGCCGTCGGCGTCGGCGTCATCGAAATCGCCAAGGGGTCTGACGGCAAATGGGCGGTCAAGGCCGGTTCCAAATATAACAAGCGCTACACCGGCAACAGCGTCTATCGCGCGTCGGGCCGCGCCGCCGGTCTGCTCTCCACGTCGATCAAGGGCACGCTCAACAACTGCTCGTCGGGCCGCACCCCCTGGGGCACCTACCTGACCTGCGAGGAATCGACCGACAATTATATCGATCCGACGCAGCCCGAGAATAATTACGGCTGGGTGGTCGAAATCGACCCCTATCTGGAACTGGACGCCGCGACCAAGCGCACCGAACTCGGCCGCTTCGACCATGAAAACACAGCCTATATGGCCGACAGCAACCGCCGCGTCGCCTTCTACATGGGGCATGACGGCACGCCGGGCTGCATCTACAAATTCGTCTGCGACCGCGCCTACAGTAACAGCAACCGCGCCGAAAATCGCGACATGCTCGACCATGGCACGCTCTATGTCGCCCGCTTCAACGCGGACGGCACCGGTGAATGGCGCGCGCTGGTGCAGGGTCAGAACGGCCTGGTCGTCGGCGCGTCCGATCCGGGCAATGTCAGCCAGAGCGTGACCCCGCCCGCGGCCGTAAAGGTCGACTTCAGCAACCAGGCGGACGTGCTGATCAACACCATCTCGGCCGCGCGCGTCGCTGGTGGCACCGTCATGGACCGCCCGGAATGGATCACGGTCGCGCCCGACAACAGCGCCGTCTTCGTGACGCTGACCAACAACAGCAGCCGCCGTGTCACCGACGCCGCCAACCCGCGCACCGTCAACCGTCACGGCCACATCATCAAGTTCAAGGAAGAGGGCAATTCGCCGCTCGCCATGAAGTTCAGCTGGGAAATCTTCCTGCTGGCCGGTGATCCCAGCCTCGCCGGGTTCGGCGACAAGCTGGAAGGCAATATCAACGGCGACACCTTCTCCAGCCCCGACGGCATCCGCATCGATCCCAAGGGTCGCCTGTGGGTCCAGACCGATCACAGCGTGCCCGGTTCGTCGGGCGATTCGGCGCGCACGATCGAGCAGATTTTCGGCCAGAACGCGATGTTCTACATCGACCAGACCACCAAGAAGTCCTCGCGCTTCCTGGTCGGGCCGAAGGGCTGCGAGATCACCGGCCTTGCCTATACGCCGGACCTCAAGACCTTCTTCGTGAACATCCAGCATCCCACCGGTAACTGGCCGGTATCGGGCCAGGAACCGCGTTCCACCACCATCGTCGTGCGCCGCACCGACGCAAAGCCGGTCGGTAACTAA
- a CDS encoding tyrosine-protein phosphatase, with protein MSVATLDEGVAERGMPPLEGAFNLRDFGGHVTMDGRRVRRGMLYRSGTMALLTDADAAHMRSLGIRSICDFRRDHERTAEPTGWHGPETDYVCRDYAETSGILSALIRSPASTAADMRDAIITVYRTIAMNHAESYRAMFAQILAGRVPILINCAAGKDRTGVGAMLILAAIGVPYQTIVDEYLLTNSQADWERLLARDDSPLARARRTMGDAITPLLRADTAYLDSLMAELDARYGGVDGYLDTVLGVDASARAALCEALLES; from the coding sequence ATGAGCGTCGCGACACTGGACGAGGGGGTTGCGGAGCGGGGTATGCCGCCGCTGGAGGGCGCGTTCAACCTGCGTGATTTTGGCGGGCATGTGACCATGGACGGGCGGCGGGTGCGGCGCGGGATGTTGTACCGGTCGGGCACGATGGCGCTGCTGACAGATGCGGACGCCGCGCATATGCGATCGCTCGGCATCCGGTCGATCTGCGATTTTCGCCGGGACCATGAGCGGACCGCTGAACCCACAGGCTGGCACGGCCCGGAGACGGACTATGTCTGCCGCGACTATGCGGAGACGAGCGGCATATTGAGCGCGTTAATCCGCAGCCCGGCATCCACGGCGGCGGACATGCGCGATGCGATCATCACCGTCTATCGCACCATCGCAATGAACCACGCGGAGTCCTATCGCGCGATGTTCGCACAGATCCTGGCCGGACGGGTGCCGATCCTGATCAACTGCGCGGCGGGCAAGGACCGGACGGGCGTTGGCGCGATGCTAATCCTGGCCGCGATCGGCGTACCCTATCAAACGATCGTCGATGAGTATCTGCTGACCAACAGCCAGGCCGACTGGGAGCGATTGCTGGCGCGGGACGATAGCCCATTGGCCCGGGCGCGGCGGACGATGGGGGACGCCATCACCCCGTTGCTGCGCGCCGATACCGCCTATCTCGACAGCCTGATGGCGGAACTGGACGCCCGCTATGGCGGCGTCGATGGCTATCTGGACACGGTGCTGGGCGTCGATGCGTCGGCGCGGGCGGCCCTGTGCGAGGCATTGCTGGAATCATGA
- a CDS encoding GNAT family N-acetyltransferase, whose protein sequence is MTDVTVRIGSGVADFDRDQWDACAVNNNPFISWDFLSALERSGSVGEGTGWQPLPIVIDGPDGRIAAAAPAYGKSHSQGEYVFDHSWADAWERAGGRYYPKIQIAAPFSPVPGPRLLLRDEAQAPALIAGIEMLVERNSLSSAHATFVSPEQVALFEAAGWLIREDSQFHWTNRGYGGFADFLADLSSEKRKNIRKERARAVEGLEIVHLTGSDLTEAHWDIFWEFYQDTGARKWGQPYLTRAFFSILGETMADRTLLILALRDGQPIAGALNLIGGDTLYGRYWGCTQDVPNLHFELCYYQAIDAAIARGLHKVEAGAQGGHKLARGYAPEPTFSAHYLPNAGFRRAVADFLTAEREGVQRDRIYLSERTPFRKGE, encoded by the coding sequence ATGACTGACGTGACGGTGCGCATCGGGTCCGGGGTCGCGGATTTCGATCGCGACCAGTGGGACGCCTGCGCAGTAAATAATAACCCATTCATATCATGGGATTTTCTGTCCGCCTTGGAGCGATCCGGAAGCGTCGGCGAAGGGACCGGCTGGCAGCCGCTGCCGATCGTGATCGACGGGCCGGACGGCCGGATCGCGGCGGCCGCGCCCGCCTATGGCAAGAGCCACAGCCAGGGCGAATATGTATTCGACCATAGTTGGGCCGATGCGTGGGAACGGGCGGGCGGGCGTTATTATCCCAAGATCCAGATCGCCGCGCCCTTTTCCCCCGTGCCCGGTCCGCGGCTGTTGCTGCGCGATGAGGCTCAGGCGCCCGCGCTGATCGCGGGGATCGAGATGCTGGTCGAGCGCAACAGCCTGTCGTCGGCCCATGCGACCTTCGTGTCGCCCGAACAGGTGGCCTTGTTCGAGGCGGCGGGCTGGCTGATCCGGGAGGATAGCCAGTTTCACTGGACCAACAGGGGCTATGGCGGGTTCGCCGATTTCCTGGCCGACCTGTCGAGCGAGAAGCGCAAGAATATCCGCAAGGAACGCGCGCGCGCGGTCGAGGGGCTGGAGATCGTGCATCTGACCGGCAGCGACCTGACGGAAGCGCATTGGGATATTTTCTGGGAATTTTACCAGGATACCGGCGCGCGCAAATGGGGGCAGCCCTATCTGACCCGCGCTTTCTTTTCGATTTTGGGCGAGACAATGGCGGACAGGACGCTGTTGATCCTGGCGCTGCGCGACGGGCAGCCGATTGCGGGCGCGCTCAACCTGATCGGCGGCGATACGCTCTATGGGCGCTATTGGGGCTGTACGCAGGACGTGCCCAACCTGCATTTCGAATTATGCTATTATCAGGCGATCGACGCGGCGATCGCGCGCGGTCTGCACAAAGTCGAGGCTGGCGCGCAGGGCGGGCACAAGCTGGCGCGCGGCTATGCGCCCGAGCCGACCTTTTCCGCCCATTATCTGCCCAATGCGGGGTTTCGCCGCGCGGTCGCCGATTTTCTGACGGCCGAACGGGAAGGCGTGCAGCGCGACCGGATATATCTTTCCGAACGGACGCCCTTTCGCAAGGGCGAGTGA